In Candidatus Cloacimonadota bacterium, the following proteins share a genomic window:
- a CDS encoding FxsA family protein, whose amino-acid sequence MKRKTIFTLFLIFTLVPLIELGILIRVGGYIGFWNTIAIIILTGILGAFLARHQGFWVIGAIKRDIANAVFPADKLFDGALILVGATLLITPGLLTDILGILCLIPVTREVFKSQIKKFVEKKIITIHPSRYTK is encoded by the coding sequence ATGAAACGAAAAACAATTTTTACTTTGTTTCTAATATTTACATTAGTTCCTTTAATAGAGTTAGGAATTTTAATTAGAGTAGGTGGCTATATAGGTTTTTGGAATACAATTGCAATTATTATATTAACCGGAATATTGGGGGCATTTCTTGCAAGGCATCAAGGTTTCTGGGTTATTGGTGCTATCAAAAGAGATATTGCAAATGCTGTTTTCCCTGCTGATAAATTATTTGATGGAGCTTTGATTTTAGTTGGTGCAACTCTTTTAATAACACCCGGGTTGTTAACCGATATTTTGGGAATACTCTGCCTGATACCAGTTACAAGGGAAGTCTTTAAATCACAAATAAAAAAATTTGTGGAGAAAAAAATAATAACAATTCATCCCTCAAGATATACAAAATAA
- the mnmA gene encoding tRNA 2-thiouridine(34) synthase MnmA: MKKKTAIAMSGGLDSTFAAITLKEQGYDIFGVTLKMYCHHHPAKENSLKNKEDTFTEVKQICDALKIPHIFISAENQFEKIVIENFCKNYLNGMTPNPCVLCNKRIKWGLLLDRVLELGATHLATGHYADIEFSQKYNHYYLKKGVDKTKDQSYFLWRLNQFQLSHTLFPLAKYTKNEILDKIKKYNLPVENQKESQEICFVPDDDYKTFLQRRFPSRIVEGDILNLNGEKIGRHKGFPFYTIGQRKGLGITAPHPLYVVGIKSKTNEIVVGPKENLYSSELYADNCNWIYFDKLDRTITANAKIRYQTEESSCKMIPEEDKIRVIFDESQLSITPGQSVVFYDGDYIVGGGIINRKGK, encoded by the coding sequence ATGAAAAAGAAAACAGCAATCGCAATGAGTGGAGGTCTGGACAGCACCTTTGCTGCAATTACATTAAAAGAACAGGGTTATGATATTTTTGGAGTAACCTTGAAGATGTATTGTCATCACCATCCTGCCAAAGAAAACAGTCTTAAAAATAAAGAAGATACTTTCACGGAAGTGAAGCAGATTTGTGATGCCCTAAAAATTCCACATATCTTTATCAGTGCTGAAAATCAGTTTGAAAAAATTGTTATAGAAAATTTTTGTAAAAATTATCTTAATGGTATGACCCCAAATCCTTGTGTTTTATGTAATAAGAGAATAAAATGGGGATTATTACTGGATAGAGTGTTAGAATTAGGAGCAACACATCTTGCTACTGGACATTACGCAGATATTGAATTTAGTCAAAAATACAATCATTATTATCTTAAAAAAGGCGTGGATAAGACCAAAGATCAGTCTTATTTTCTATGGAGATTAAACCAATTCCAACTTTCACATACATTATTTCCTCTGGCAAAATATACAAAAAATGAAATTTTAGATAAAATAAAGAAATATAATCTGCCAGTTGAAAACCAGAAGGAAAGCCAGGAAATCTGCTTTGTTCCAGATGATGATTATAAAACATTTTTACAAAGGAGATTTCCAAGCAGGATAGTAGAAGGAGATATTCTAAATCTGAATGGGGAAAAAATTGGCAGGCATAAGGGGTTTCCATTTTATACAATTGGACAGAGAAAAGGTTTGGGGATAACAGCACCGCATCCTCTTTATGTTGTTGGGATAAAAAGTAAAACAAATGAGATTGTTGTAGGACCAAAAGAAAATTTATATAGTTCAGAATTGTATGCTGACAATTGTAATTGGATTTATTTTGATAAATTGGATAGAACAATTACAGCAAATGCCAAAATTCGTTACCAGACTGAAGAAAGTTCATGCAAGATGATTCCCGAAGAAGATAAAATTAGAGTTATTTTTGATGAGTCACAATTGAGTATTACACCAGGTCAATCAGTTGTTTTTTATGATGGAGATTATATTGTTGGGGGAGGGATAATAAATAGAAAAGGTAAGTAG
- the xseA gene encoding exodeoxyribonuclease VII large subunit, with protein MELKHENIFTVTEITKHINNILQRNIPALWIKGEISNYKRHSSGHIYFTLKDEQSSLLCVFFRQYNQYLRFEPENGMEVICFGQIKVYERSGQYQLYVNQVRPLGIGDLEIAFRKLKEKLGDEGLFDEKWKKPIPEFPTSIGIVTSQTGAAIQDIKNIITRRFPVKIFLYPAKVQGSEAGKEIVSGIKTFNKLKNVDVIIVGRGGGSLEDLWAFNEEIVARAIFESEIPIVSAVGHEVDFTISDFVADLRAPTPSAAAELVVPDRESVQNGIDTFSQRLTSLMQNELQYQKSKCTELKLRLGKSHPKNLLQNYMQQIDELQYRLKDTLKRFSDYRLILEQLKTKFSQTFRISYIENPKNNLLYYKDNLTKLILKNLSNKHDKFLDLTAKLEELNPLKILKRGYSITKKDKKIINSIKKLYLKDKISVHFVDGECGCEVEEINKKANLLR; from the coding sequence ATGGAATTAAAACATGAAAATATCTTTACGGTCACAGAAATAACAAAACATATTAATAATATCTTACAAAGAAATATTCCAGCTTTGTGGATAAAAGGCGAAATCTCAAATTATAAAAGGCACTCATCAGGTCATATTTATTTTACATTGAAAGATGAGCAAAGCAGTCTACTTTGTGTCTTCTTTCGGCAATACAATCAATATCTTCGTTTTGAGCCAGAAAATGGAATGGAGGTTATCTGTTTTGGACAGATAAAAGTTTATGAAAGGAGTGGACAATACCAATTATATGTAAACCAGGTTCGTCCACTTGGAATTGGTGATTTAGAGATAGCTTTTCGCAAATTAAAAGAAAAATTAGGAGATGAAGGATTGTTTGATGAGAAATGGAAAAAACCTATCCCAGAATTTCCAACCAGTATTGGTATTGTTACTTCACAAACTGGTGCTGCAATTCAAGACATAAAAAATATAATTACTCGAAGATTTCCAGTAAAAATCTTTTTATATCCAGCAAAAGTTCAAGGTTCAGAAGCAGGTAAAGAAATTGTATCCGGAATCAAAACATTTAATAAACTCAAAAATGTAGATGTAATTATTGTTGGTCGCGGTGGTGGTTCCTTAGAGGATTTATGGGCTTTCAATGAAGAGATAGTTGCACGAGCAATATTTGAATCCGAAATTCCTATCGTATCAGCTGTTGGGCATGAAGTAGATTTCACCATTTCTGACTTTGTTGCTGATTTGCGTGCTCCAACTCCTTCTGCTGCCGCAGAATTAGTTGTGCCAGATAGAGAGAGTGTCCAAAACGGAATTGATACATTTTCACAAAGACTAACTTCATTAATGCAGAATGAATTACAATATCAAAAAAGTAAATGCACAGAATTAAAACTAAGATTAGGAAAATCCCACCCGAAAAATCTATTGCAAAATTATATGCAGCAGATTGACGAATTGCAATATCGTTTAAAGGATACTCTGAAAAGATTCTCGGATTATAGATTGATTCTTGAACAACTAAAGACAAAATTTTCACAAACATTCAGAATTTCGTATATTGAAAATCCAAAGAATAACCTTCTTTATTATAAGGATAATCTAACTAAACTTATCCTAAAAAATCTATCCAACAAACATGATAAATTTTTAGACTTAACTGCAAAATTAGAAGAATTGAATCCTCTAAAAATCCTGAAAAGAGGTTATAGTATCACTAAAAAAGATAAAAAAATAATAAATAGTATAAAAAAATTATACCTTAAGGACAAAATAAGTGTACATTTTGTGGATGGTGAATGTGGATGTGAAGTAGAAGAGATAAATAAAAAGGCAAACCTACTTCGCTGA